The Archocentrus centrarchus isolate MPI-CPG fArcCen1 chromosome 18 unlocalized genomic scaffold, fArcCen1 scaffold_23_ctg1, whole genome shotgun sequence genome contains a region encoding:
- the LOC115775238 gene encoding uncharacterized protein LOC115775238, translating into MNQCGKMKLLLSSLLFTSLCTLSSWSVSLSTFVVTQTADVSVMEGETTNITCCWKEKFERVRVQWLKNQTVIKNESSFNHSQGSLKQEAKNCSSLNFSEIRTEDSGRYICRVTVEIPTLTVATGNGTVITVTANQANNNRNGPNSTVIIPLAVVGPLLLVTVVCYCILQRKQALTARVIYEVPHVDSETAEMDKHSTNSSRGSSQWCQVPVYESFYFEQVDPKESG; encoded by the exons ATGAATCAGTGTGGAAAGATGAAGCTCTTACTAAGCAGTCTACTTTTCACCTCTCTCTGTACCCTCTCATCTTGGA GTGTTTCATTGAGCACATTTGTTGTGACCCAGACTGCTGATGTTTCTGTCATGGAGGGAGAGACAACAAACATCACCTGCTGCTGGAAAGAGAAGTTTGAAAGAGTTAGAGTGCAGTGGTTGAAAAATCAAACAGTTATTAAGAATGAGAGCAGCTTCAATCATTCTCAAGGGTCTCTGAAACAGGAGGCAAAGAACTGTTCATCTTTGAATTTTTCAGAAATCAGAACAGAGGATTCAGGAAGATACATTTGCAGGGTGACTGTGGAGATACCAACTTTAACTGTAGCTACAGGAAATGGGACAGTCATCACAGTTACAGCCAACCAGGCTAACAACAACAGAAATG GTCCCAACAGTACTGTGATAATCCCCCTGGCTGTAGTGGGTCCTTTGCTTCTTGTCACAGTTGTCTGTTACTGTattctgcaaagaaaacaaG cacTAACAGCCAGGGTGATCTACGAAGTTCCACACGTTGACTCTGAGACAGCAGAGATGGACAAACACAGCACAAATTCCTCCAGAGGCTCTTCTCAGTGG TGTCAAGTACCTGTGTATGAATCCTTCTACTTCGAGCAAGTGGATCCCAAAGAAAGTGGATGA